In one window of Microbacterium dextranolyticum DNA:
- a CDS encoding ABC transporter substrate-binding protein, which produces MRTARTRIAVTAGLAVASALTLAACSASSPTPAGSASDLAIGAVDLAAAGCPADIKIQTDWNPESEHGHLYQLVGPGYTIDDKQKSVTGPLMASGSYTGVNVTVLSGGPATGFTQPNAQMYNDPSIFLAYVGTDEAIAHSSDLPTVGVFAPLQKDPQMLMWDPATYPNVKSIADLGKENVTVRVFPGGTYIDAFVGQGVLKASQIDSTYDGTPAVFVSEGGKIAQQGFASAEPYIYKNEVSQWGKPVSYQLINDAGYPKYAAVLSAIPANIEKYDTCLKALVPVLQKATVDFFADPQPTIDLILKLVDAYDTGWVYSQGVADFSVKTMLSDKIAGNDANGKMGTVDPKRMSDLFSLVTPIYTQQGLPVKAGLSVDDIWTDKFLDPSITF; this is translated from the coding sequence ATGCGAACCGCACGCACACGCATCGCCGTCACGGCCGGACTCGCCGTCGCGAGCGCTCTGACGCTCGCCGCCTGCTCTGCCTCGTCCCCCACGCCCGCGGGCTCCGCCTCGGACCTCGCGATCGGCGCCGTCGATCTGGCCGCCGCCGGCTGCCCGGCCGACATCAAGATCCAGACCGACTGGAACCCGGAGTCCGAGCACGGCCACCTCTACCAGCTCGTCGGCCCGGGCTACACGATCGACGACAAGCAGAAGTCGGTCACCGGCCCGCTCATGGCCTCCGGTTCGTACACCGGCGTCAACGTCACCGTCCTGTCCGGTGGGCCGGCGACCGGCTTCACCCAGCCGAACGCGCAGATGTACAACGACCCGTCGATCTTCCTGGCGTACGTCGGCACCGACGAGGCCATCGCGCACTCCTCGGATCTTCCCACCGTCGGTGTCTTCGCGCCGCTGCAGAAAGACCCGCAGATGCTGATGTGGGACCCGGCGACCTACCCGAACGTGAAGAGCATCGCCGATCTCGGCAAGGAGAACGTCACAGTGCGCGTCTTCCCCGGCGGCACCTACATCGACGCCTTCGTCGGGCAGGGTGTGCTGAAGGCCTCGCAGATCGACTCCACGTACGACGGCACCCCGGCGGTGTTCGTGTCGGAGGGCGGCAAGATCGCTCAGCAGGGGTTCGCCTCGGCCGAGCCCTACATCTACAAGAACGAGGTCTCGCAGTGGGGCAAGCCGGTGAGCTACCAGCTCATCAACGATGCCGGCTACCCGAAGTACGCGGCCGTCCTCAGTGCGATCCCCGCCAACATCGAGAAGTACGACACCTGCCTGAAGGCACTCGTCCCCGTCCTGCAGAAGGCGACGGTCGACTTCTTCGCCGACCCGCAGCCGACGATCGACCTGATCCTCAAGCTGGTCGACGCCTATGACACCGGCTGGGTGTACAGCCAGGGTGTCGCCGACTTCTCGGTGAAGACCATGCTGAGCGACAAGATCGCCGGCAACGACGCCAACGGCAAGATGGGCACCGTCGACCCGAAGCGCATGTCGGATCTGTTCAGCCTGGTCACCCCGATCTACACGCAGCAGGGTCTCCCCGTGAAGGCCGGTCTGAGTGTCGACGACATCTGGACGGACAAGTTCCTGGACCCGTCCATCACCTTCTGA
- a CDS encoding FAD-binding oxidoreductase, which produces MPNDVVDPTRIEALAAELRTSLGPDAVSDEPGALDRASIDGSHLSPVIAEQLPLGRAQLVAYPTSAEEIATVVGAAVRHGVPITPRGKGTANYGQTLPMGGGLVLDTSRARRVLEVGDGWLRAEAGATMIAIEQAAIRSGQQVLQYPSTAQSTVGGFVSGGSGGTGSIAHGMIHTGFVTALDVVHAVPDAHLVHVTGEETEPYLHKYGTVGVIATVTVRLEPLQPWRAFFASFDDYHDLLRVLMPIGELTPTPRLVSGDPAPLAEALPADPAIPAGRASLRAILDEASVAAATALVEAAGGRVEDVRDGAQACVKLSMTSYNHPIEWLQKAHPDTYFHVEVWGQSIVDRIDELEAVYEGGMLHIEAQQGRPIGMLAGIYRGADGVYAGLPRIEELGVGWHNPHQWYVDYEPAETIAFAARTDPEGLMNPGKLVEPGTFRTGSQM; this is translated from the coding sequence ATGCCCAACGATGTCGTGGATCCCACGCGGATCGAGGCGCTGGCCGCCGAGCTGCGCACGAGTCTCGGACCGGACGCCGTCAGCGACGAACCCGGCGCGCTCGACCGAGCATCCATCGACGGGTCGCATCTGTCGCCCGTGATCGCCGAGCAATTGCCGCTGGGGCGCGCCCAGCTCGTCGCCTATCCCACCTCCGCGGAGGAGATCGCCACCGTCGTGGGCGCGGCCGTGCGTCACGGCGTTCCGATCACGCCGCGCGGCAAGGGCACCGCCAACTACGGCCAGACCCTGCCGATGGGCGGCGGCCTCGTGCTCGACACGTCGCGCGCACGGCGCGTCCTCGAGGTCGGCGACGGTTGGCTGCGCGCCGAGGCCGGCGCGACCATGATCGCGATCGAGCAGGCCGCGATCCGCTCCGGCCAGCAGGTGCTGCAGTACCCGTCCACCGCCCAGTCCACCGTCGGCGGGTTCGTCTCGGGCGGCTCGGGCGGCACCGGATCGATCGCCCACGGCATGATCCACACGGGATTCGTCACCGCACTCGACGTGGTGCACGCCGTACCCGACGCGCATCTCGTGCACGTGACGGGCGAGGAGACCGAGCCCTACCTGCACAAGTACGGGACGGTCGGGGTGATCGCGACCGTCACCGTGCGCCTGGAGCCGCTGCAGCCGTGGCGCGCCTTCTTCGCGAGCTTCGACGACTATCACGATCTGCTCCGCGTCCTCATGCCGATCGGAGAGCTCACCCCGACGCCGCGACTCGTGTCGGGAGATCCGGCACCGCTCGCCGAAGCGCTTCCCGCGGATCCGGCCATCCCTGCGGGTCGGGCGAGTCTGCGCGCGATCCTCGACGAGGCCAGCGTCGCCGCGGCGACGGCACTCGTCGAGGCGGCCGGTGGACGCGTGGAAGACGTGCGTGACGGAGCGCAGGCCTGCGTGAAGCTGTCGATGACCAGCTACAACCACCCGATCGAGTGGCTGCAGAAGGCGCATCCCGACACCTACTTCCACGTGGAGGTGTGGGGTCAGTCGATCGTCGACCGCATCGATGAGCTCGAGGCGGTGTACGAGGGCGGGATGCTGCACATCGAGGCGCAACAGGGACGGCCGATCGGCATGCTCGCGGGAATCTATCGTGGCGCCGACGGCGTCTACGCGGGTCTTCCGAGGATCGAAGAACTGGGTGTCGGCTGGCACAACCCCCATCAGTGGTACGTCGACTACGAGCCCGCCGAGACGATCGCCTTCGCGGCTCGGACCGACCCGGAGGGACTCATGAATCCGGGCAAGCTCGTCGAACCGGGCACGTTCCGCACCGGGAGCCAGATGTGA
- a CDS encoding DMT family transporter, with the protein MHAAPSLDDVADQLVGVFADPGILIGIPLALLGAVFMSFGAQYQHRGVQKVERLTRTDGGTGLTGGQLWNLLRRPSWVAGTVMLGLAIVCQLTALSFAPLILVQPLGAISLVITTLLNARISGHKPTGRSIAAISLCVAGILVFVTVAALYATETPVSDGQLITVLVILLVVAAILTALWLWLRSRIGALFYIVAAGIMYGFVATLAKVVISRIQSGDFEWLTVLCVVGVIAGTGIGAYFVQTAYASGPPDLVIAGLTVIDPIVAIVIGLAVLREAENAPWWAYIGFVAAGALAVAGVFQLARYHPQVVSDSQELPIERGSAGGPKSGAARLDEAVKKVWPEPPVRDRDDRAPR; encoded by the coding sequence ATGCACGCCGCGCCCTCGCTCGATGACGTCGCCGACCAGCTCGTCGGTGTGTTCGCCGATCCCGGCATCCTGATCGGCATCCCGCTCGCCCTGCTCGGGGCGGTCTTCATGTCGTTCGGTGCGCAGTACCAGCACCGTGGCGTCCAGAAGGTCGAGCGGCTGACCCGCACCGACGGGGGAACGGGGCTGACGGGCGGACAGCTGTGGAACCTGCTGCGCAGGCCGTCATGGGTCGCCGGCACGGTCATGCTCGGGCTCGCCATCGTCTGCCAGCTGACCGCACTCTCGTTCGCTCCGCTGATCCTCGTCCAGCCGCTCGGTGCGATCTCGCTGGTCATCACGACTCTGCTGAACGCCCGGATCAGCGGGCACAAGCCCACCGGGCGCTCCATCGCCGCGATCTCGCTGTGCGTGGCGGGCATCCTCGTCTTCGTCACCGTCGCGGCTCTGTACGCCACCGAGACCCCGGTCAGCGACGGTCAGCTCATCACCGTGCTCGTCATCCTGCTCGTCGTCGCGGCGATCCTCACGGCGCTCTGGCTGTGGCTGCGCAGCCGCATCGGCGCACTGTTCTACATCGTGGCGGCGGGGATCATGTACGGCTTCGTCGCCACACTGGCCAAGGTCGTCATCAGCCGCATCCAGTCGGGCGATTTCGAATGGCTCACCGTGCTGTGCGTCGTCGGAGTGATCGCGGGCACCGGCATCGGCGCGTACTTCGTGCAGACCGCGTATGCCTCCGGTCCGCCCGACCTGGTGATCGCAGGCCTCACGGTCATCGACCCGATCGTCGCGATCGTCATCGGCCTCGCCGTTCTGCGAGAGGCCGAGAACGCGCCGTGGTGGGCCTACATCGGGTTCGTCGCGGCCGGGGCTCTCGCGGTCGCGGGTGTCTTCCAGCTCGCGCGGTACCACCCTCAGGTCGTGAGCGACAGCCAGGAACTGCCGATCGAACGCGGGAGCGCGGGCGGTCCGAAGTCGGGAGCGGCCCGCCTCGACGAGGCCGTCAAGAAGGTCTGGCCCGAGCCTCCCGTGCGCGACCGGGACGACCGCGCGCCCCGCTAG
- a CDS encoding amidohydrolase family protein: protein MNTHGYRFVGATAVMIDSHTELVGSGPNASAELVVRDGIVQEHARGDEIEVDATGCVITAGLVNAHHHLLQSAFRTLPGTRSVPMHVWLPTMAAAYARVGVDAELADAAASVAVAEGLLCGVTTVADHHLTWPADGDDAALAGATAAAARRLGGRLAFVRGSARDDPQRAAAGAEAVVASLLGGSDAVAGVSADGMLQVAVGPAGVHSDSRETFELLSEVAARYGLRRRTQANEQVDVAIALERYGRRPIDLLDEWGWLASDVTLAHLCDVSPAEIARAAARGVTATHAPGCDVPMGWGVAPVAELADAGVVVGLGTSGGGSNDAGHLLADARLAMQVSGLRGPALSARQVLGMATEGSARGLGRPELGHLRVGAAADLCVWDVSGVADAGVDDAIAGLLWAAPGRRPRDVFVAGRRVVEDGALVGADERAIAEDLRALLASRRAATK, encoded by the coding sequence ATGAACACCCACGGCTACCGTTTCGTCGGAGCGACGGCGGTGATGATCGATTCGCACACCGAGCTCGTCGGAAGCGGCCCGAATGCCTCGGCGGAGCTCGTCGTCCGCGACGGGATCGTGCAGGAGCATGCCCGCGGCGACGAGATCGAGGTCGACGCGACGGGGTGCGTGATCACCGCCGGCCTCGTCAACGCCCACCATCACCTCCTGCAGAGCGCGTTCCGCACGCTGCCGGGAACCCGCAGCGTTCCGATGCACGTGTGGCTGCCCACCATGGCCGCGGCCTACGCCCGGGTCGGCGTCGATGCCGAGCTCGCCGACGCCGCGGCATCCGTCGCCGTCGCCGAGGGGTTGCTGTGCGGGGTCACGACCGTCGCCGACCACCACCTCACCTGGCCGGCGGATGGCGACGACGCGGCGCTCGCGGGGGCGACGGCGGCAGCCGCGCGCCGTCTCGGCGGCAGGCTGGCGTTCGTGCGGGGATCCGCACGCGACGATCCTCAGCGCGCCGCGGCCGGCGCCGAGGCCGTGGTCGCCTCGCTGCTGGGCGGATCGGATGCCGTGGCAGGGGTGTCGGCCGACGGCATGCTGCAGGTGGCGGTGGGGCCGGCGGGCGTGCACTCGGACTCACGCGAGACGTTCGAGCTCCTGAGCGAGGTCGCCGCGCGGTATGGCCTCCGGCGACGCACGCAGGCCAATGAGCAGGTCGACGTCGCCATCGCCCTCGAACGGTACGGGCGACGCCCGATCGACCTGCTCGATGAGTGGGGATGGCTGGCATCCGATGTCACGCTCGCGCACCTGTGCGACGTCTCACCCGCGGAGATCGCGCGCGCGGCCGCGCGTGGAGTCACCGCCACCCATGCCCCCGGCTGCGATGTGCCGATGGGGTGGGGCGTCGCGCCCGTCGCCGAGTTGGCGGATGCCGGTGTCGTCGTCGGTCTGGGGACGAGCGGCGGCGGCTCGAACGACGCAGGACACCTGCTCGCGGATGCCCGACTGGCGATGCAGGTGTCGGGGCTGCGCGGCCCCGCACTGTCGGCGCGTCAGGTGCTGGGGATGGCGACCGAGGGTTCGGCACGTGGCCTCGGCAGACCCGAGCTGGGTCACCTGCGCGTCGGCGCCGCCGCGGACCTCTGCGTGTGGGACGTGTCGGGGGTCGCCGATGCGGGCGTCGACGACGCGATCGCGGGACTCCTGTGGGCCGCGCCGGGCCGCCGCCCGCGCGATGTGTTCGTCGCGGGGCGCCGCGTGGTCGAGGACGGCGCCCTCGTCGGGGCGGACGAGCGAGCCATCGCCGAGGATCTGCGCGCGCTTCTCGCCTCTCGCCGCGCGGCGACGAAGTGA
- a CDS encoding ABC transporter permease — MSDVEATASESVHTVADPREIAAEQASVPRKRAPRWTKPSLWVPPILLLALIIGLVYLVNALLGTRGYLMPQPHVIFAVYADPKSGPEIFGALWNTAQVALVGLIVAIVIGVVWAIAMNLAKWVERTTFPYAVILQSIPILAVVPLIGFWFGYDFIARTIVCVLIALFPIVSNTLFGLQSVDRGARELFKLQKATRWVVLTKLELPTALPAMFAGMRISAGLSIVGAIVGDFFFQRGTPGIGAIIAKYQSRLQSPELFASILLASLFGVVIFLFFGWLARRAVGSWYDFG; from the coding sequence ATGTCCGACGTCGAAGCCACGGCATCCGAGTCCGTGCACACGGTCGCCGACCCACGCGAGATCGCGGCGGAGCAGGCATCCGTCCCCCGCAAGCGCGCACCCCGCTGGACGAAGCCGAGCTTGTGGGTTCCGCCGATCCTGCTCCTCGCGCTCATCATCGGCCTGGTCTATCTGGTCAACGCATTGCTCGGCACACGCGGATACCTCATGCCGCAGCCGCATGTGATCTTCGCCGTGTACGCCGACCCGAAGAGCGGTCCCGAGATCTTCGGAGCGCTCTGGAACACGGCTCAGGTAGCGCTGGTGGGCCTCATCGTCGCGATCGTGATCGGCGTCGTATGGGCCATCGCCATGAACCTCGCGAAGTGGGTGGAGCGCACCACCTTCCCCTACGCGGTGATCCTGCAGTCGATCCCGATCCTCGCGGTCGTCCCGCTGATCGGGTTCTGGTTCGGCTACGACTTCATCGCCCGCACGATCGTGTGCGTCTTGATCGCGCTGTTCCCGATCGTCTCGAACACCCTGTTCGGGCTGCAGTCCGTCGACCGCGGCGCACGAGAGCTGTTCAAGCTGCAGAAGGCGACCCGGTGGGTCGTGCTGACGAAGCTCGAGCTGCCCACCGCTCTGCCCGCGATGTTCGCCGGGATGCGCATCTCGGCGGGACTGTCCATCGTCGGCGCGATCGTCGGCGACTTCTTCTTCCAGCGCGGGACGCCCGGCATCGGCGCGATCATCGCCAAGTACCAGTCCCGACTCCAGAGCCCCGAGCTGTTCGCCTCGATTCTGCTCGCGTCGCTCTTCGGCGTCGTGATCTTCCTGTTCTTCGGCTGGCTCGCTCGTCGCGCCGTCGGCTCCTGGTACGACTTCGGCTGA
- the def gene encoding peptide deformylase, translating to MAVLPIRIMGDPVLHAPAAPVAEITDDIRQLVADMYETMDAAPGVGLAAPQVGVGLRIYTYTYQDDDGAPWRGEIINPELWMVPLEPGAPDPDEESEGCLSFPGERFPLRRSDRVIVTGIDLEGAPVRIEVDGWRARIMQHEFDHLDGILYVDRLDDGDWKTVQKISRKRGWGRPGASWTPGIDDLDA from the coding sequence GTGGCTGTTCTTCCGATTCGCATCATGGGCGACCCCGTCCTGCACGCCCCCGCGGCTCCCGTGGCCGAGATCACCGACGACATCCGTCAGCTCGTCGCCGACATGTACGAGACCATGGACGCCGCCCCCGGTGTCGGGCTCGCCGCCCCTCAGGTGGGGGTGGGCCTGCGGATCTACACGTACACGTATCAGGACGACGACGGGGCGCCGTGGCGCGGCGAGATCATCAATCCCGAGCTGTGGATGGTACCGCTCGAGCCGGGCGCGCCGGACCCCGATGAGGAGTCCGAGGGCTGCCTGTCGTTCCCGGGCGAGCGCTTTCCTCTCCGTCGCTCCGATCGCGTCATCGTGACCGGCATCGACCTCGAGGGAGCACCGGTGCGCATCGAGGTCGACGGCTGGCGCGCACGCATCATGCAGCACGAGTTCGATCATCTCGACGGCATCCTCTACGTCGATCGCCTCGACGACGGCGACTGGAAGACGGTGCAGAAGATCTCACGCAAGCGCGGGTGGGGTCGACCGGGCGCATCCTGGACTCCGGGGATCGACGACCTCGACGCCTGA
- a CDS encoding pyridoxamine 5'-phosphate oxidase family protein has product MSADEWEALPDDPFELLVAWLPHNDDPARPLMTVATLDDSGAPDARSLLLSEWDREGFYWHTDERSRKVAQVRSRPEVALCIPLLGVPSAGVSHQLVVAGRAEVAPVQEQQRAYAARPPYLQQLAWQNTPEFAALPQHERIRQWEEFAREHPGGLTAPDSWIGFRVRPARLVFWFGGPLTASRRMEYVREGDGWVRRILAG; this is encoded by the coding sequence ATGAGCGCGGACGAGTGGGAGGCCCTGCCCGACGATCCGTTCGAGCTGCTCGTCGCGTGGCTGCCGCACAACGACGATCCCGCCCGGCCGCTGATGACCGTGGCGACCCTCGACGACTCCGGCGCCCCGGATGCGCGCTCCCTGCTGCTGTCCGAGTGGGACAGGGAGGGCTTCTACTGGCATACGGACGAGCGTTCGCGCAAGGTGGCTCAGGTGCGATCGCGCCCCGAGGTCGCGCTGTGCATCCCCCTGCTCGGCGTGCCCTCGGCGGGCGTCTCGCACCAGCTCGTCGTCGCCGGGCGCGCCGAGGTCGCCCCCGTACAGGAGCAGCAGCGTGCCTATGCGGCGCGTCCGCCGTATCTGCAGCAGCTCGCCTGGCAGAACACACCGGAGTTCGCCGCGCTGCCTCAGCATGAACGGATCCGGCAGTGGGAGGAGTTCGCCCGGGAACACCCGGGCGGGCTGACGGCACCAGACTCGTGGATCGGCTTCCGCGTGCGCCCTGCACGGCTCGTGTTCTGGTTCGGTGGGCCTCTCACGGCCAGTCGGCGGATGGAATACGTGCGCGAGGGCGATGGATGGGTCAGGCGGATCCTTGCCGGCTGA
- a CDS encoding creatininase family protein, translating into MNAASRRWADWSGPALAERLDEFSVLVIPVGAVEHHGAHLPLATDVIMAESLASRIVDAAVAEGHDAWLLPALAVTKSDEHAWAPGTLWLSADTFSRVLVDLGRSIATTRARTVLFYNGHGGNIAPLNVALRELRRRFGLRTFLDGVVVPPGPTEQGFGIHGGHGETSLLRHLRPELVSMTDASPAVPTQIAGFERIGFAGRPVQFGWCSDDLDPSGVIGDPTTATAEIGAELAEQLTAAGVATIAEIVRWPVGARSV; encoded by the coding sequence GTGAACGCCGCGTCGCGCCGGTGGGCGGACTGGTCGGGCCCTGCGCTCGCGGAGCGACTCGACGAGTTCTCGGTGCTGGTGATCCCCGTGGGCGCCGTCGAGCACCACGGCGCCCACCTTCCGCTGGCCACCGACGTCATCATGGCGGAATCTCTCGCGTCCCGGATCGTCGACGCCGCCGTCGCGGAGGGGCATGACGCGTGGCTGCTGCCGGCGCTGGCGGTGACGAAGTCGGATGAACACGCGTGGGCACCGGGGACGCTCTGGCTCTCAGCGGACACGTTCTCGCGCGTGCTCGTGGACCTCGGCCGCTCGATCGCGACCACACGCGCCCGGACGGTGCTCTTCTACAACGGTCACGGCGGGAACATCGCCCCGCTGAACGTCGCGCTGCGCGAACTACGTCGACGATTCGGGCTGCGGACGTTCCTCGACGGCGTCGTGGTGCCGCCGGGTCCCACCGAGCAGGGCTTCGGCATCCACGGCGGTCATGGCGAGACCTCCCTGCTGCGGCACCTGCGCCCCGAGCTCGTCAGCATGACGGATGCCTCCCCCGCCGTTCCCACGCAGATCGCCGGATTCGAGCGCATCGGATTCGCCGGGCGCCCGGTGCAGTTCGGCTGGTGCTCCGACGACCTGGATCCCTCCGGCGTCATCGGCGATCCGACGACGGCGACAGCCGAGATCGGCGCGGAGCTGGCAGAGCAACTGACGGCGGCCGGCGTGGCGACCATCGCGGAGATCGTCCGCTGGCCCGTCGGGGCGAGGTCGGTATGA
- a CDS encoding methylenetetrahydrofolate reductase C-terminal domain-containing protein produces the protein MPADVRVRTDAACPKHMEYGPCGGVGFDGSCEIDAALPCPFVAVETVRWHGVVASRAPRTADPVPPSAPAPGAARVRSLLGIRRIVVADLPARALDARSIEECITAMAGPVDAVLSGDAGPARVQFAPTYRARLIADAGMIPFIGLNCRDRNRVALEGELAGLAHAGAGAVHCVTGDHTETGSRPDTRPVFDIDSTQLAALAREAGHLVSVGESPTTPPVDRRAARLREKERAGAQLCFVNHCGGAAPVAAFIAEARALGSQVDFLPCIPVVLDAGSAALLRTFTTLVLPPGYVEAILAADDPREAGITAAVALSAEMLAIDGVVGVNLSGGAAPGREVAHARDLAEIARRLEGHR, from the coding sequence TTGCCGGCTGACGTGCGGGTCCGGACGGATGCCGCGTGCCCGAAGCACATGGAGTACGGCCCGTGCGGCGGCGTCGGGTTCGACGGGTCGTGCGAGATCGACGCCGCGCTGCCCTGCCCTTTCGTCGCCGTCGAGACCGTGCGGTGGCACGGGGTCGTCGCGTCCCGCGCGCCGCGCACAGCCGATCCCGTTCCACCGTCGGCACCCGCGCCTGGAGCTGCGCGCGTCCGCTCGCTGCTCGGGATTCGGCGGATCGTCGTCGCCGATCTGCCGGCGCGCGCACTGGACGCGCGGTCGATCGAGGAGTGCATCACGGCGATGGCGGGCCCGGTCGATGCCGTGCTCTCGGGGGATGCCGGTCCTGCGCGCGTCCAGTTCGCGCCGACGTATCGCGCCCGTCTCATCGCGGATGCCGGGATGATCCCGTTCATCGGCCTCAACTGCCGCGATCGCAATCGTGTCGCGCTCGAAGGAGAGCTCGCCGGACTGGCGCACGCCGGCGCCGGCGCCGTGCACTGCGTGACCGGTGATCACACCGAGACCGGCAGCCGACCCGACACCCGCCCGGTGTTCGACATCGACTCGACGCAGTTGGCCGCGCTGGCACGCGAGGCCGGCCACCTCGTGTCGGTCGGCGAGTCGCCGACGACGCCGCCCGTCGATCGCCGAGCGGCGCGGCTGCGCGAGAAGGAGCGCGCCGGTGCGCAGCTGTGCTTCGTGAACCACTGCGGTGGAGCGGCTCCGGTGGCCGCGTTCATCGCCGAAGCGCGGGCTCTGGGCTCGCAGGTCGACTTCCTCCCCTGCATCCCCGTCGTCCTCGATGCGGGGTCCGCCGCACTGTTGCGTACGTTCACGACGCTGGTCCTTCCGCCCGGGTACGTCGAGGCGATCCTCGCCGCCGACGATCCGCGTGAAGCGGGGATCACCGCCGCCGTCGCACTGTCGGCGGAGATGCTCGCGATCGACGGGGTCGTCGGCGTGAACCTGTCCGGCGGCGCCGCCCCGGGACGAGAGGTCGCACATGCGCGCGACCTGGCAGAGATCGCACGACGGCTGGAGGGCCACCGATGA
- a CDS encoding SDR family NAD(P)-dependent oxidoreductase codes for MTITHARLTGTTAIVTGGVGGIGAAIVRRLVDEGAEVVILDLETDAASARAAELGARLCGVDLADSTDTKRAVAEAAELLGGVDLLVNCAGVFRLVPLLEIDDAEWDRVMNINARGTLATMQAVAPLMIERGGGRIVNLASMAAKAGGAMEAHYAASKSAVVALTRAAAIEWGAHGVTVNAICPGYVLTEMGAATRSPEQVAQWTARSPLGRLGEPADVAGLVAYLATDGGYLTGQALNVTGGMVMH; via the coding sequence ATGACGATCACCCATGCACGCCTGACCGGGACCACGGCCATCGTCACCGGAGGGGTCGGCGGGATCGGCGCCGCGATCGTACGCCGCCTGGTCGATGAGGGCGCCGAGGTCGTCATCCTCGACCTCGAGACCGATGCGGCCTCCGCCCGTGCCGCCGAGCTCGGCGCGCGGCTGTGCGGTGTCGACCTCGCCGACTCCACCGACACGAAGCGAGCCGTCGCCGAGGCGGCGGAGCTGCTGGGCGGCGTCGATCTCCTGGTCAACTGCGCGGGCGTCTTCCGCCTCGTGCCACTGCTCGAGATCGACGACGCCGAGTGGGATCGCGTCATGAACATCAACGCCCGGGGAACCCTCGCCACGATGCAGGCCGTCGCACCGCTCATGATCGAGCGCGGCGGCGGGCGGATCGTGAACCTCGCGAGCATGGCGGCGAAGGCGGGCGGCGCGATGGAGGCGCACTATGCGGCATCCAAGTCGGCGGTCGTCGCCCTCACCCGCGCGGCGGCGATCGAATGGGGTGCCCACGGGGTGACCGTCAACGCGATCTGCCCCGGCTACGTGCTCACCGAGATGGGAGCGGCGACCCGCTCCCCCGAACAGGTGGCGCAGTGGACCGCGCGCTCGCCGCTCGGCCGCCTCGGCGAACCCGCCGATGTCGCAGGTCTCGTCGCCTACCTCGCCACCGATGGCGGCTACCTCACCGGTCAGGCCCTCAACGTGACCGGCGGCATGGTCATGCACTGA
- a CDS encoding ABC transporter ATP-binding protein codes for MTDPLLDFTDVEMTFPNGTVALRGVDLTVHRGEFVTVVGPSGCGKSTLLRIASGLENPSDGEATVNTDRIGYVFQDATLLPWRDVQANVELLAELNWQTKAVRAKKATEMIRLVGLAGFEKNLPKQLSGGMRMRTSLARSLTLDPELFLFDEPFGALDEITREHLNDELLRLFVQTRFAGLFITHSVSEAVYLSTKVVVMSGRPGRIVDTFEVPFDMPRDPEIRYTGAFAELVGKVSHALREGHH; via the coding sequence GTGACCGATCCCCTCCTGGACTTCACCGATGTCGAGATGACGTTCCCGAACGGGACCGTCGCCTTGCGCGGTGTCGACCTCACCGTCCATCGCGGAGAGTTCGTCACCGTCGTGGGACCCTCCGGCTGCGGCAAGTCCACCCTCCTGCGCATCGCCTCCGGACTCGAGAACCCGAGCGACGGCGAGGCGACCGTGAACACCGATCGCATCGGCTACGTGTTCCAGGATGCGACGCTGCTGCCTTGGCGTGACGTGCAGGCCAACGTCGAACTGCTCGCCGAGCTCAACTGGCAGACGAAGGCGGTGCGCGCGAAGAAGGCGACCGAGATGATCCGGCTCGTCGGGCTGGCAGGCTTCGAGAAGAACCTGCCGAAGCAGCTGTCGGGCGGCATGCGCATGCGCACGTCCCTCGCGCGCTCCCTGACGCTCGACCCCGAGCTGTTCCTCTTCGACGAGCCGTTCGGCGCGCTCGACGAGATCACCCGCGAGCACCTCAACGACGAGCTGCTGCGGCTATTCGTGCAGACCCGGTTCGCCGGCCTGTTCATCACGCACTCGGTCTCGGAGGCGGTCTACCTGTCGACGAAGGTCGTCGTCATGTCCGGCCGCCCCGGACGCATCGTCGACACGTTCGAGGTGCCGTTCGACATGCCGCGCGATCCCGAAATCCGCTACACGGGCGCCTTCGCCGAGCTCGTCGGCAAAGTCTCCCACGCTCTGAGAGAGGGTCACCACTGA